In Nocardia sp. BMG111209, a genomic segment contains:
- a CDS encoding sugar phosphate isomerase/epimerase — MGTIRVGLSTASVYPENTEAAFRYAAELGYDGVELMVWAESASQQIAVVREYSRRYEMPVLAVHAPCLLISQRVWGSDPIAKLTRSVHTAEELGARTVVVHPPFRWQRRYAEGFAAQVATLEERSRVLVAVENMFPMRADTLFGRGSGAARLERRGGPGLSVTAFSPSYDPTDVGFEHYTLDLSHTSTAGTDARALAERMGSGLEHLHLADGRGAAHDEHLIPGDGTQPCAEICAHLAHSGFRGHVILEVNTQNARTTTTRAAMLHRALTFARLHLDGVHPEPTGHRH; from the coding sequence GTGGGGACGATCCGGGTCGGATTGTCGACGGCATCGGTGTATCCGGAGAACACCGAGGCCGCCTTCCGCTACGCTGCCGAACTCGGGTACGACGGCGTCGAATTGATGGTCTGGGCGGAGTCCGCCAGCCAGCAGATCGCGGTCGTGCGGGAGTACTCCCGGCGCTACGAGATGCCGGTGCTCGCGGTGCACGCACCCTGTCTGCTGATCTCGCAGCGGGTCTGGGGTTCGGATCCGATCGCGAAGCTGACGCGCAGCGTGCACACCGCGGAGGAACTCGGCGCCCGCACCGTCGTGGTGCATCCGCCGTTCCGCTGGCAGCGCCGCTACGCGGAGGGGTTCGCCGCACAGGTCGCCACCCTGGAGGAGCGCAGCCGGGTGCTGGTCGCGGTGGAGAACATGTTCCCGATGCGGGCGGACACCCTGTTCGGCCGGGGTTCCGGGGCCGCGCGGCTGGAGCGCCGGGGCGGGCCCGGCCTCTCGGTGACCGCCTTCAGCCCCTCCTACGACCCGACCGACGTCGGCTTCGAGCACTACACCCTGGATCTGTCGCACACCTCCACCGCGGGTACGGATGCCCGCGCGCTGGCCGAGCGGATGGGGTCCGGTCTGGAACATCTGCATCTGGCCGACGGCCGCGGCGCGGCGCACGACGAGCACCTGATTCCCGGCGACGGCACCCAGCCCTGTGCGGAGATCTGTGCACATCTGGCGCACAGCGGTTTCCGGGGCCACGTGATCCTCGAGGTCAACACCCAGAATGCGCGGACCACGACCACGCGCGCGGCGATGCTGCACCGCGCGCTGACCTTCGCCCGGCTCCATCTCGACGGCGTCCACCCGGAACCGACCGGCCACCGGCACTGA
- a CDS encoding thioesterase family protein has product MTEATVRAQSTAEDTDIAPFARVCAVTEAPSDLADIGRYRGVIEDIWTIGPKLHGGTMVAASAAAATRWLRRTVPDARDMFPISASTDFLGAPDPGEVEFAVHTRKTGRQICLVEADLVQHGRALVHTAFTFGRLDDTPPLHAADVVADMPVEPPADALGYGAEAPMGDIVHVAHGATMAMDRDWARFVAGEQGEPRLRLWIRPRPGDERDREVAVFFALMAGDISPPVTMNLGRFGWAPTVQLTTYLRRRPAPGWLRVISTAQQIGERMFDEDQVVIDATGAVVVQSRQLALLPQSSW; this is encoded by the coding sequence GTGACCGAAGCGACCGTCCGGGCGCAGTCGACGGCCGAGGATACCGATATCGCACCCTTCGCCCGGGTCTGCGCGGTGACCGAGGCGCCGTCCGACCTCGCGGACATCGGCCGCTACCGCGGCGTCATCGAGGACATCTGGACCATCGGCCCGAAGCTGCACGGCGGAACCATGGTCGCCGCGAGCGCCGCGGCCGCGACCCGCTGGCTGCGCCGCACCGTCCCCGACGCGCGGGACATGTTCCCGATCTCGGCGAGTACCGACTTCCTCGGCGCACCCGATCCCGGCGAGGTCGAGTTCGCCGTCCACACCCGCAAGACCGGCCGCCAGATCTGCCTGGTCGAGGCCGATCTGGTGCAGCACGGCCGCGCGCTGGTGCACACCGCCTTCACCTTCGGCCGGCTCGACGACACCCCGCCGCTGCACGCCGCGGACGTCGTCGCGGACATGCCCGTCGAGCCGCCCGCCGACGCCCTCGGGTACGGCGCGGAGGCGCCGATGGGCGATATCGTGCACGTCGCGCACGGCGCCACGATGGCGATGGATCGCGACTGGGCGCGGTTCGTGGCGGGTGAGCAGGGCGAGCCCCGGCTGCGGCTGTGGATCCGGCCCCGGCCCGGTGACGAACGCGACCGCGAGGTGGCCGTGTTCTTCGCCCTCATGGCCGGCGACATCAGCCCGCCGGTGACCATGAACCTCGGCCGCTTCGGCTGGGCCCCGACCGTCCAGCTGACCACCTATCTGCGCCGCCGCCCGGCCCCCGGCTGGCTGCGGGTGATCTCCACCGCGCAGCAGATCGGCGAGCGCATGTTCGACGAGGACCAGGTGGTGATCGACGCCACCGGCGCGGTGGTCGTGCAGAGCCGGCAGCTGGCGCTGTTGCCGCAGTCGTCCTGGTAG
- the proC gene encoding pyrroline-5-carboxylate reductase: MTRIAVIGGGRIGEALVAGLLEAGTPGKDLVVVEPMQARAEFLVDRFGIRVTDSVVDAANVADLLVVAVKPHDVDAVLTDLAKAGMDDDRDQLLISLAAGITTAHLEAKLPAGFPVVRVMPNSPMLVGQGMSAIAAGRYAKEPELRLVTELLESVGRVVTVAEAQMDAVTAVSGSGPAYLFLLAEAMIDAGVGLGLSREVTTQLVVQTLLGSAALLAEAGQGPAELRAGVTSPGGTTAAALRELERAGVRSAFWEALAAARQRSIELGATES, encoded by the coding sequence ATGACGAGAATTGCGGTGATCGGCGGCGGGCGGATCGGTGAGGCGTTGGTCGCCGGGTTGTTGGAGGCCGGGACGCCGGGCAAGGATCTGGTCGTGGTGGAGCCGATGCAGGCCCGCGCGGAATTCCTCGTCGATCGGTTCGGTATCCGGGTCACCGACAGCGTCGTCGACGCGGCGAACGTGGCCGATCTGCTGGTCGTCGCCGTGAAGCCGCACGATGTCGACGCCGTGCTCACCGATCTGGCGAAGGCCGGGATGGACGACGACCGCGATCAGCTGCTGATCTCGCTGGCCGCCGGCATCACCACGGCCCATCTGGAGGCCAAACTGCCCGCCGGCTTCCCGGTGGTCCGGGTCATGCCGAATTCGCCGATGCTGGTCGGCCAGGGTATGAGCGCCATCGCCGCGGGCCGCTACGCCAAGGAGCCCGAGCTGCGCCTGGTCACCGAGCTGCTGGAGTCGGTGGGCCGGGTGGTCACCGTCGCCGAAGCGCAGATGGACGCCGTCACCGCGGTGTCCGGCTCCGGCCCGGCGTACCTGTTCCTGCTCGCCGAGGCGATGATCGACGCCGGCGTCGGCCTGGGCCTCAGCCGGGAGGTGACCACCCAGCTGGTGGTCCAGACCCTGCTGGGTTCGGCGGCGCTGCTGGCCGAGGCGGGGCAGGGGCCCGCCGAATTGCGGGCGGGGGTCACGTCGCCGGGCGGCACCACCGCGGCCGCGCTGCGCGAGCTGGAGCGGGCCGGCGTGCGGTCGGCATTCTGGGAGGCGCTGGCAGCCGCACGGCAGCGCTCGATCGAACTGGGAGCGACCGAGAGCTGA
- a CDS encoding helix-turn-helix domain-containing protein, whose protein sequence is MMSGNSSASGPVLGGGTQFLTVAEVANLMRVSKMTVYRLVHSGELPAVRVGRSFRVHARAVHDYLQTSYFDAG, encoded by the coding sequence ATGATGTCTGGAAACAGCTCTGCGAGTGGTCCCGTGCTCGGCGGGGGAACCCAGTTCCTCACCGTCGCCGAGGTGGCGAATCTGATGCGGGTCTCGAAGATGACGGTGTATCGGCTGGTGCATTCCGGCGAACTACCCGCGGTGCGGGTGGGGCGGTCGTTCCGCGTGCATGCGCGGGCCGTCCACGACTATCTGCAGACGTCGTATTTCGACGCCGGCTAG
- a CDS encoding 30S ribosomal protein bS22 — protein MGSVIKKRRKRMSKKKHRKLLRRTRVQRRKLGK, from the coding sequence ATGGGTTCTGTGATCAAGAAGCGTCGTAAGCGGATGTCGAAGAAGAAGCACCGCAAGCTGCTTCGCCGCACCCGTGTGCAGCGTCGCAAACTCGGCAAGTAA
- a CDS encoding NAD-dependent epimerase/dehydratase family protein yields MGVGARDGHVSKVVLVTGASRYFGSSVVAALAADPTVERVLAVDARTPAPDLLRSFGRAEFIRSDIRNPLIRKVIDGHDVDTVVHPAVLSRPPAGGGRAAMKDYNVFGAMQLLAVCRKAPSVRRVVVRSSSAVYGCGPKDPAKFTEEMSARTPPSGSFARDMIDVEGFVRGLARRRPDIAAAILRFPPIVGPRLVDRGMEIFRSPVTPTILGRDPRMQLLHEQDAIGALVHAALRAPGGTFNVAGDGALTLSQAIRRAGRIEVPVPFTAFRTVGRALMGPVMRGFTAEQIDYFHYGCGLDTTRMRAEFGFQPRWTSVQAFDDFVGGAALRPVIDPRWIDAAESTLLGLVGAGAGADQ; encoded by the coding sequence ATGGGTGTTGGTGCACGGGACGGACATGTGTCGAAGGTCGTGCTGGTGACCGGCGCCAGCCGCTACTTCGGCAGTAGTGTCGTGGCCGCGCTGGCCGCCGACCCCACTGTGGAACGTGTCCTCGCCGTCGACGCCCGGACGCCCGCGCCGGATCTGCTGCGGAGTTTCGGCCGCGCCGAGTTCATCCGATCGGATATTCGAAATCCGTTGATACGCAAGGTGATCGACGGTCACGACGTGGACACGGTGGTGCATCCCGCGGTACTGTCGCGGCCGCCCGCGGGCGGTGGCCGGGCCGCCATGAAGGATTACAACGTATTCGGCGCGATGCAGTTGCTGGCCGTCTGCCGCAAGGCGCCGAGCGTGCGCCGGGTGGTGGTCCGCTCGTCGTCGGCGGTCTACGGTTGCGGCCCCAAGGATCCCGCGAAATTCACCGAGGAAATGAGCGCGCGTACGCCGCCGAGCGGTTCGTTCGCACGCGACATGATCGATGTCGAGGGATTCGTTCGTGGCCTGGCGCGTCGCCGCCCGGATATCGCCGCCGCAATATTACGATTTCCGCCGATAGTGGGTCCGCGACTGGTCGATCGGGGTATGGAGATTTTCCGATCTCCGGTCACACCCACCATTCTCGGCCGTGATCCGCGCATGCAACTGTTGCACGAGCAGGATGCGATCGGGGCGTTGGTGCACGCGGCGTTGCGGGCACCGGGCGGTACGTTCAACGTCGCCGGCGACGGCGCGCTCACCCTGTCCCAGGCGATCCGCCGGGCCGGGCGGATCGAGGTGCCGGTGCCGTTCACGGCGTTCCGCACCGTCGGTCGGGCGCTCATGGGACCGGTGATGCGAGGTTTCACGGCGGAGCAGATCGACTATTTCCATTACGGGTGCGGATTGGACACCACCCGGATGCGCGCCGAATTCGGCTTCCAGCCGCGCTGGACATCCGTACAGGCGTTCGACGACTTCGTCGGGGGCGCAGCGTTGCGGCCCGTCATCGATCCGCGCTGGATCGACGCTGCAGAATCGACACTTCTCGGCCTCGTCGGGGCCGGAGCGGGAGCAGACCAATGA
- a CDS encoding lysophospholipid acyltransferase family protein translates to MNDVAKVIRLRDVDFGTRPRTTGRRRAGEPAVRPVTSLAAKRAESAPPPTGPDLRLERVRDAVTAGIRGTAEFARRRLTGDYRVDEFGLDDHLLESVILPSLRPLSKLWFRVEVQGVEHLPESGAALIVANHAGVLPLDALMLQVAVHDRHPGHRSLRLLAADKVFETPVLGGLARKAGHTLACPADAERLLRSGELTGVFPEGFKGIGKPYSERYKLQRFGRGGFVSAAVKTGVPIVPCAIVGAEEIYPKIGDLKPLARLLGLPYFPVTPLFPHLGVLGLVPLPSKWSIVFGEPIPTSGYAPEEADDPMTMFEITDQVRENIQQTLYQLLTRRGNPFTG, encoded by the coding sequence ATGAACGACGTGGCCAAGGTGATCCGACTACGAGACGTGGACTTCGGGACACGCCCGCGAACGACCGGCCGGCGTCGGGCGGGTGAGCCCGCGGTCCGTCCGGTCACCTCGCTGGCGGCCAAACGAGCGGAGTCCGCTCCGCCGCCGACGGGCCCGGACCTGCGGCTGGAACGGGTGCGCGACGCCGTGACCGCCGGAATCCGCGGCACCGCCGAATTCGCCCGCCGCCGCCTCACCGGCGACTATCGGGTGGACGAGTTCGGCCTCGACGACCATCTGCTCGAGTCGGTGATCCTGCCGTCGCTGCGCCCGTTGTCGAAGCTGTGGTTCCGGGTGGAGGTGCAGGGCGTCGAACATCTCCCGGAGTCGGGTGCGGCGCTGATCGTCGCCAACCATGCCGGGGTGCTGCCGCTGGACGCGCTGATGTTGCAGGTGGCGGTGCACGACCGGCATCCCGGCCACCGCTCGCTGCGACTGCTGGCCGCCGACAAGGTGTTCGAGACCCCGGTGCTCGGCGGGCTGGCCCGCAAGGCCGGGCACACCCTGGCCTGCCCCGCCGACGCGGAGCGACTACTGCGCTCCGGCGAACTGACCGGCGTGTTCCCGGAGGGTTTCAAGGGCATCGGCAAGCCCTACTCCGAGCGCTACAAGCTGCAGCGATTCGGCCGCGGCGGCTTCGTGTCGGCCGCGGTGAAGACGGGCGTGCCGATCGTGCCGTGCGCGATCGTCGGCGCCGAGGAGATCTATCCGAAGATCGGCGACCTCAAGCCGCTGGCCCGGCTGCTGGGCCTGCCGTACTTCCCGGTCACCCCGCTGTTCCCGCATCTGGGCGTGCTGGGCCTGGTGCCACTGCCGTCGAAGTGGTCGATCGTCTTCGGCGAGCCGATCCCGACCTCCGGCTACGCGCCGGAGGAGGCGGACGATCCGATGACCATGTTCGAGATCACCGATCAGGTCCGGGAGAACATCCAGCAGACGCTGTACCAGCTGCTCACCCGTCGCGGGAATCCGTTCACCGGCTAG
- a CDS encoding HAD-IB family hydrolase has translation MPERSKDARTGFIAGRFGEFPARWSQGLSDQLTRITRSPFGPSEEEVRANLAGEASADAALALHDAELAESGTTETDFLPPRDLTAAAFFDVDNTMVQGASIVHFARGLAARKYFKTGDLMDMAWKQVKFRVTGRESQGDMASGKEKALAFIAGRSTAELAALGEEIYDEIIADKIWPGTRALAQMHLDAGQQVWLVTATPVELAQVIAKRLGLTGALGTVAESVDGMFTGRLVGDILHGLGKAHAVRALAVREGLNLKRCTAYSDSHNDIPMLSLVGTAVAINPDSDLREVAKNRGWEIRDFRTGRKAAKIGVPTALALGAAGGAAAAVLTRKREAQQ, from the coding sequence GTGCCGGAACGATCGAAGGATGCGAGGACGGGGTTCATCGCGGGCAGGTTCGGCGAGTTCCCGGCGCGTTGGAGCCAGGGCCTGTCCGACCAGCTCACCCGCATCACCCGCAGTCCGTTCGGCCCGAGCGAGGAGGAGGTGCGGGCCAACCTCGCCGGTGAGGCGAGCGCCGACGCCGCGCTCGCCCTGCACGATGCCGAGCTGGCGGAATCCGGCACCACCGAAACGGATTTCCTGCCGCCGCGGGATCTGACCGCGGCCGCGTTCTTCGATGTCGACAACACGATGGTGCAGGGCGCGTCCATCGTGCATTTCGCGCGCGGCCTGGCCGCGCGGAAGTATTTCAAAACCGGCGATCTGATGGATATGGCCTGGAAACAGGTGAAATTCCGGGTCACCGGCCGGGAAAGCCAGGGCGACATGGCCAGCGGCAAGGAGAAGGCGCTCGCCTTCATCGCCGGGAGGTCCACCGCGGAACTCGCCGCACTCGGCGAGGAGATCTACGACGAGATCATCGCCGACAAGATCTGGCCCGGTACCAGGGCATTGGCACAAATGCATCTGGACGCCGGACAACAGGTGTGGCTGGTCACCGCGACCCCGGTCGAACTGGCCCAGGTGATCGCGAAACGATTGGGGCTCACCGGCGCCCTCGGCACGGTCGCGGAGAGTGTGGACGGAATGTTCACCGGACGCCTGGTCGGCGATATCCTGCACGGTCTCGGCAAGGCGCACGCGGTCCGCGCGCTCGCCGTGCGCGAGGGCCTGAATCTCAAGCGCTGCACCGCCTATTCCGACAGCCACAACGACATCCCGATGCTGTCGCTGGTCGGCACCGCGGTGGCGATCAACCCGGATTCCGATCTGCGCGAGGTCGCGAAGAACCGCGGCTGGGAGATCCGCGATTTCCGCACCGGCCGCAAGGCGGCGAAGATCGGCGTGCCGACCGCGCTGGCGCTCGGCGCCGCCGGCGGCGCGGCGGCAGCCGTGCTCACCCGCAAGCGCGAGGCGCAGCAGTGA
- a CDS encoding glutaredoxin family protein, with translation MANSTHSVTLLTRSGCGLCTTALAQLRVICADFGIEPDTVDVDAAAATDPSLRAEFGDRLPVVLLDGREHSYFDVDEPRLRADLRH, from the coding sequence ATGGCCAATTCGACACATTCGGTGACATTGCTGACCCGCTCCGGTTGTGGATTGTGCACCACAGCGCTGGCACAACTGCGGGTCATCTGCGCGGATTTCGGGATCGAACCGGACACCGTCGACGTGGACGCCGCCGCGGCGACCGATCCGAGTCTGCGCGCGGAGTTCGGCGACCGCCTGCCGGTGGTTTTGCTGGACGGGCGGGAACACAGCTACTTCGACGTGGACGAACCGCGCCTGCGGGCGGATCTGCGACATTGA
- a CDS encoding redox-sensing transcriptional repressor Rex: protein MTEQHETPGGVSGRALTVQRDIPQATVTRLATYLRVLAALADEGVLIVSSEELAVAAGVGSAKLRKDLSFLGPNGVRGVGYDVARLRGRIEEALGLSDGHRVILIGAGNLGRALVGYRGFRRRGFSMVGVFDRDPALIGESITGLTVRDVAGLAGAVAELAPTIAVVAVPDAAAQAVCDDLVAAGLRSILSFCSITLEAPAAVEVRRVDLAVELQMLSFEQARTAGDTTVEPVARSLAGATVHPVTWSPGHTGHGRSGAPAAMCQAVHTAAQAGQTATEPSNKGSVVAP, encoded by the coding sequence GTGACAGAGCAGCACGAGACACCAGGTGGTGTCTCCGGCAGGGCTCTGACCGTGCAACGGGATATTCCACAGGCCACGGTTACCCGTTTGGCGACCTATCTCCGTGTTCTCGCCGCACTCGCCGACGAGGGTGTGCTCATCGTATCGAGTGAGGAACTCGCTGTCGCGGCGGGTGTCGGTTCCGCCAAGCTGCGCAAGGATCTTTCCTTCCTGGGCCCCAACGGAGTCCGCGGTGTCGGCTACGACGTGGCGAGGTTGCGCGGCCGCATCGAGGAGGCGCTCGGCCTGTCCGACGGGCACCGGGTGATCCTGATCGGGGCCGGCAATCTCGGCCGTGCGCTGGTCGGTTACCGGGGCTTCCGGCGGCGGGGTTTCAGCATGGTCGGCGTCTTCGACCGGGATCCGGCGCTGATCGGGGAGTCGATCACCGGCCTGACCGTCCGCGATGTCGCCGGACTGGCCGGTGCGGTGGCCGAACTGGCCCCGACCATCGCGGTCGTCGCGGTACCGGACGCCGCCGCGCAGGCCGTCTGCGACGATCTGGTAGCCGCCGGGTTGCGCAGCATTCTCAGCTTCTGTTCGATCACGCTGGAGGCCCCGGCGGCCGTCGAGGTCCGTCGCGTGGACCTGGCCGTCGAACTGCAGATGCTGTCCTTCGAACAGGCGCGTACCGCCGGCGACACCACCGTGGAACCGGTGGCGCGCAGCCTGGCGGGCGCGACGGTGCATCCCGTCACCTGGTCCCCGGGCCATACGGGACACGGCCGCAGCGGGGCCCCCGCCGCGATGTGCCAGGCCGTCCACACGGCGGCACAGGCCGGGCAAACGGCAACGGAGCCAAGCAACAAGGGATCGGTGGTTGCACCATGA
- a CDS encoding glutamyl-tRNA reductase, giving the protein MSVLLVGVSHRSAPVAVLEKVAVTEDDRPKLTDRMLVSQHVSEAMIVSTCNRVEIYAVVDAFHGGLAEIGDLLAKHSGLPLPELTKHAYVRYSEAAAEHLFAVSSGLDSLVVGEQQVLSQIRAAYAAADAQQAAGRTLHELAQHALRVGKRVHSETGIDSAGASVVSVALDRGRAVLGDLTGRTAVVVGAGAMGGLAAAHLARAGVGRIIVVNRTLERAQRLAHTAETMHGVPATAMELSGLVSAMAEADLVLTSTGAIGTVVTLADVHRALAARAGRHLVVCDLGLPRDVDTTVAGLPDVTVIDMETLQRDPAAGAAAADTLAARAIVAEELSKYLSGQRVAEVTPTVAALRQRAAEVVEAELLRLESRLPGLATTERNEVARTVRRVVDKLLHAPTVRVKQLASTPGGGSYAEALRELFELKPGAAQAVAAPMEIAALGELADDFTPGHEQGTQA; this is encoded by the coding sequence ATGAGCGTGCTTCTGGTCGGTGTGTCACATCGCAGCGCCCCCGTCGCGGTGCTGGAGAAAGTAGCCGTCACGGAGGACGACCGGCCCAAGCTGACCGATCGGATGCTCGTATCGCAGCACGTCTCCGAGGCCATGATCGTGTCCACCTGCAACCGGGTGGAGATCTACGCGGTGGTCGACGCCTTCCACGGTGGTCTGGCCGAGATCGGCGATCTGCTCGCCAAGCATTCCGGGCTGCCGCTGCCGGAACTCACCAAACACGCCTACGTCCGCTACAGCGAGGCCGCCGCCGAGCACCTGTTCGCGGTGTCCAGCGGCCTGGACTCGCTGGTGGTCGGGGAACAGCAGGTGCTCAGCCAGATCCGCGCCGCCTACGCCGCCGCCGACGCGCAGCAGGCCGCCGGGCGCACGTTGCACGAACTGGCCCAGCACGCGCTGCGGGTCGGCAAGCGGGTGCACAGCGAGACCGGGATCGACTCGGCCGGCGCCTCGGTGGTGTCGGTGGCGCTGGATCGCGGCCGCGCGGTGCTCGGCGACCTCACCGGCCGCACCGCCGTCGTGGTGGGCGCGGGCGCGATGGGCGGCCTGGCGGCGGCGCATCTGGCGCGGGCCGGAGTGGGCCGGATCATCGTGGTCAACCGCACGCTGGAGCGCGCGCAGCGGCTCGCGCACACCGCCGAGACCATGCACGGCGTACCCGCCACCGCGATGGAACTGTCCGGGCTGGTGTCCGCGATGGCCGAGGCCGATCTGGTGCTCACCAGCACCGGCGCCATCGGCACGGTCGTCACCCTGGCCGACGTCCACCGGGCGCTGGCCGCGCGGGCCGGTCGGCATCTGGTCGTCTGCGACCTGGGCCTGCCGCGCGATGTGGACACCACGGTCGCCGGCCTGCCGGACGTCACCGTCATCGACATGGAGACCCTGCAGCGCGATCCGGCGGCCGGCGCGGCCGCCGCGGACACCCTCGCCGCGCGGGCCATCGTCGCCGAGGAACTCTCGAAGTACCTGTCCGGCCAGCGCGTCGCGGAGGTGACGCCGACGGTGGCGGCGCTGCGGCAGCGCGCGGCCGAGGTGGTCGAGGCCGAACTGCTGCGGCTGGAATCCCGGCTGCCGGGCCTGGCCACCACCGAGCGCAACGAGGTGGCCCGGACCGTCCGCCGCGTGGTCGACAAGCTGCTGCACGCGCCGACGGTCCGGGTGAAACAGCTGGCCTCCACCCCCGGCGGCGGTAGTTACGCCGAGGCGCTGCGGGAACTGTTCGAACTGAAACCCGGTGCGGCACAGGCGGTCGCGGCTCCGATGGAGATCGCGGCGCTGGGTGAGCTCGCCGACGATTTCACCCCCGGCCACGAGCAGGGGACCCAGGCATGA
- the hemC gene encoding hydroxymethylbilane synthase: protein MSQPGGVDTLQPRGTAVAPWRIGTRGSLLALTQAGTVRDALIAAGQQAELVIVTTAGDKSADPVQQIGVGVFTTALRDELAAEAIDLIVHSYKDLPTAQDPRFVIAAVPPREDPRDALVARDGLVLGELPAGSRVGTSALRRIAQLRALGLGLELVPLRGNVDTRLRKVADGELDAVVVARAGLARLGRLEAVTEALEPVQMLSAPAQGALAIECRSDDTGLAEVLAALDDPATRAEIVAERALLAELEGGCNAAVGALAEVVESFDDDDRLIEELSLRGCAAAIDGSDVLRASVVGPLADAEQLGRSLARELLELGARDLLTQSDAATTPADFSNPSPMENTQ from the coding sequence ATGTCGCAACCCGGTGGAGTCGATACGTTGCAACCACGCGGCACCGCCGTGGCGCCTTGGCGGATCGGCACGCGCGGCAGCCTGCTCGCGCTGACCCAGGCCGGTACGGTCCGGGACGCGTTGATCGCGGCCGGCCAGCAGGCCGAACTGGTGATCGTCACGACCGCCGGCGACAAGTCGGCCGATCCGGTCCAGCAGATCGGCGTCGGCGTGTTCACCACCGCGTTGCGCGACGAACTCGCCGCCGAGGCCATCGACCTGATCGTGCACTCCTACAAGGACCTGCCGACCGCGCAGGACCCCCGCTTCGTCATCGCGGCCGTCCCGCCGCGGGAGGACCCGCGCGACGCGCTGGTCGCCCGCGACGGCCTGGTCCTCGGCGAACTGCCGGCCGGCTCCCGGGTCGGCACCTCCGCCCTGCGCCGGATCGCCCAGTTGCGGGCCCTGGGCCTGGGGTTGGAGCTGGTGCCGCTGCGCGGCAACGTCGACACCCGGCTGCGCAAGGTCGCCGACGGTGAACTCGACGCCGTCGTGGTGGCGCGCGCGGGCCTGGCCCGGCTCGGCCGGCTCGAGGCCGTCACCGAGGCGCTGGAACCGGTGCAGATGTTGTCCGCCCCCGCTCAGGGTGCGCTGGCGATCGAATGCCGCAGCGACGACACCGGCCTGGCCGAGGTGCTCGCCGCGCTCGACGATCCGGCGACCCGGGCCGAGATCGTCGCCGAACGCGCACTGCTCGCCGAGTTGGAGGGCGGCTGCAACGCCGCCGTCGGCGCGCTGGCCGAGGTCGTCGAATCCTTCGACGACGACGATCGGCTCATCGAGGAACTGTCGCTGCGCGGGTGCGCGGCGGCGATCGACGGCTCGGACGTGCTCCGGGCATCGGTGGTCGGACCGCTCGCGGACGCCGAGCAGCTGGGCCGGTCCCTGGCGCGCGAGCTCCTGGAGCTGGGGGCGCGCGACCTGCTCACGCAGAGTGACGCCGCCACCACCCCCGCAGACTTCAGCAACCCCAGCCCAATGGAGAACACTCAATGA